The following proteins come from a genomic window of Astatotilapia calliptera chromosome 11, fAstCal1.2, whole genome shotgun sequence:
- the spaca6 gene encoding sperm acrosome membrane-associated protein 6 isoform X1, whose product MQTSALRLVCVSLLLCLSQSCYQCFVDVEDSLRLCWGHVLTEYNVRNVDACFEKLDRIFNNNETVIEAGRVGKGYDIQLKEILDAEVLRLLKEFDQKLNNDTVYEQRLQTAADNFISAASKLPRVSGCIPPCGFQSAGAVYDCVTCQYDSCEFPLDCPVEEIKVMENSRIRMWCDVPFALPTDIEVIWRFAEEVETQQLDQFKEVTVGVDRLYSIPSVTLKHQGTYQCEVYSGQLSFIRVYYYVSVTPQIVAGHTELQETFDLSLLPGGQFFPASGDSPRSFLASLLPLLAACLTALLLLLCLSLGVLHWLSIQEQSHAEETHQAEDLGLF is encoded by the exons ATGCAGACATCTGCTTTGcggcttgtgtgtgtgagcctgctGTTGTGCCTGTCTCAAAGCTGCTATCAGTGTTTTGTGGATGTGGAAGACAGTCTCCGTCTGTGCTGGGGTCACGTTTTGACCGAGTACAATGTGAGAAACGTTGACGcctgcttcgagaagctggacCGCATATTCAACAATAATGAGACAGTGATTGAAGCTGGTAGAGTAG GTAAAGGCTATGACATCCAACTGAAGGAAATTCTGGATGCAGAGGTCCTCCGGCTGTTGAAAGAGTTTGACCAAAAGCTGAATAACG ACACTGTGTACGAGCAAAGgttgcagacagcagcagacaaTTTCATCTCAGCTGCCTCCAAACTGCCTAGAG TCTCTGGATGTATCCCTCCATGTG GTTTTCAGAGTGCAGGTGCAGTGTACGACTGTGTTACCTGCCAGTACGACTCCTGTGAATTTCCTCTCGACTGCCCAG TGGAAGAAATTAAAGTTATGGAAAACAGCAGGATTCGAATGTGGTGCGACGTGCCATTTGCCTTGCCAACTGATATTGAAGTGATCTGGAGGTTCGCAGAGGAG GTTGAAACGCAGCAATTGGATCAGTTTAAAGAAGTGACTGTGGGCGTTGACAGGCTCTACTCCATCccctcagtgactttgaagcATCAGGGCACCTACCAGTGTGAGGTGTACTCGGGCCAGCTCTCCTTTATCCGAGTATACTACTATGTCTCAG TGACCCCCCAGATTGTGGCAGGCCACACAGAGCTGCAGGAGACATTTGACCTGTCTCTGCTCCCAGGAGGGCAGTTTTTCCCCGCGTCTGGTGACTCTCCCCGCTCCTTCCTCGCCTCATTGTTACCGCTTCTCGCCGCCTGTTTAACTgctttactgctgctgctgtgtctctCCCTGGG GGTTCTGCATTGGTTATCCATACAAGAGCAAAGTCATGCTgaagaaacacatcaggctgAAGATTTAGGTTTATTCTAG
- the spaca6 gene encoding sperm acrosome membrane-associated protein 6 isoform X2, producing MQTSALRLVCVSLLLCLSQSCYQCFVDVEDSLRLCWGHVLTEYNVRNVDACFEKLDRIFNNNETVIEAGRVGKGYDIQLKEILDAEVLRLLKEFDQKLNNDTVYEQRLQTAADNFISAASKLPRVSGCIPPCGFQSAGAVYDCVTCQYDSCEFPLDCPVEEIKVMENSRIRMWCDVPFALPTDIEVIWRFAEEVETQQLDQFKEVTVGVDRLYSIPSVTLKHQGTYQCEVYSGQLSFIRVYYYVSGFCIGYPYKSKVMLKKHIRLKI from the exons ATGCAGACATCTGCTTTGcggcttgtgtgtgtgagcctgctGTTGTGCCTGTCTCAAAGCTGCTATCAGTGTTTTGTGGATGTGGAAGACAGTCTCCGTCTGTGCTGGGGTCACGTTTTGACCGAGTACAATGTGAGAAACGTTGACGcctgcttcgagaagctggacCGCATATTCAACAATAATGAGACAGTGATTGAAGCTGGTAGAGTAG GTAAAGGCTATGACATCCAACTGAAGGAAATTCTGGATGCAGAGGTCCTCCGGCTGTTGAAAGAGTTTGACCAAAAGCTGAATAACG ACACTGTGTACGAGCAAAGgttgcagacagcagcagacaaTTTCATCTCAGCTGCCTCCAAACTGCCTAGAG TCTCTGGATGTATCCCTCCATGTG GTTTTCAGAGTGCAGGTGCAGTGTACGACTGTGTTACCTGCCAGTACGACTCCTGTGAATTTCCTCTCGACTGCCCAG TGGAAGAAATTAAAGTTATGGAAAACAGCAGGATTCGAATGTGGTGCGACGTGCCATTTGCCTTGCCAACTGATATTGAAGTGATCTGGAGGTTCGCAGAGGAG GTTGAAACGCAGCAATTGGATCAGTTTAAAGAAGTGACTGTGGGCGTTGACAGGCTCTACTCCATCccctcagtgactttgaagcATCAGGGCACCTACCAGTGTGAGGTGTACTCGGGCCAGCTCTCCTTTATCCGAGTATACTACTATGTCTCAG GGTTCTGCATTGGTTATCCATACAAGAGCAAAGTCATGCTgaagaaacacatcaggctgAAGATTTAG